The sequence below is a genomic window from Cucumis melo cultivar AY chromosome 5, USDA_Cmelo_AY_1.0, whole genome shotgun sequence.
CAAGCCAATCCACTCTTTACACCACTTAATGCCAAACCATCccataaaaacaaaacaaaaatataaaccccttcaagaaaagaaagaaagaaagggaaaaaaaaaaaacaaacaaacaaacaaacaaaggTGGAGCCAAGCCAAGACAAAGCATGAAGTTAGTATATAAAGAAGGCTCTGTGATTTGGTGTAGTATTTTCCAAACCCCAAAAAACCACTCTctcatattcttcttcttcttcttcctccttatTCCTCTCTTTCCCATATTCActcaaacaaacaaacaacatAAAAAACCAAACCCCCTTTTCATTTCCCTTCTTCAATAACCCTCATAACCAAACCAAAGATACAACCTTTTAATATTAGGGTTATTGGGGGGTTGGTGGTTTAAGGCAAGTGATGCGATCAGTAACAACTTGTGTTTCTTCTCAGCAGACCCTCACCCCGGAGGCTGCTTCAGTTTTGAAGCATTCCCTTTCCTTAGCCGCTCGTCGTGGCCATTCCCATGTTACCCCTCTTCATGTAGCTTCCACTCTCTTATCCTCTAAACCCTCTACTCTTAGCCTCTTTCGTCGTGCTTGCCTTAAATCCCATCCTCCTCATCCTCTCCAATCTCGCGCTCTCGAACTTTGCTTCAATGTCGCTCTTAACCGTCTCCCCACTTCCTCCCCTCCTCTCCTCCATTCCCCCTCCCTCTCCAACGCTCTCATCGCTGCTCTCAAACGCGCTCAAGCTCATCAACGACGTGGTAGCTCACTCGACCACCAACACCAACAACAACAGCACCCTCTTCTTACTATCAAAGTTGAGCTACAACATCTTGTTATCTCGATTCTGGATGACCCGAGCGTTAGTCGTGTCATGAGAGAAGCTGGTTTCTCTAGTACTGCAGTTAAGAACAACATAGAAGAGtatagtaataatattattactactactacCGCTACTACTCAAACTACTACAACcccgctttttttctttcctggTTCTGGATCTAGCTCGGGCTCTGAGAATGCGAGTAAGTTTGTGTTTGAGATTTTCTTGGGAATGAGGAAGAGAAAGAATGTTGTTTTGGTTGGGGATTCTAGTGAACGGGTTGTGTTGGAGGTTATGAGGAAGTTCAAAATGGGGGAAGTTCCTGAGGAAATGAAAGGGGTTAAGTTTGTGGAGTTTGTTCCATATAACAATAATAGTAGTAGTAATGTGAGTGAGTTTTTGAGAAGGAAATTGGGGGAAAATTATGATCATAGTGAGAATAATGGAGGAGGAGTAGTGGTTTATGTTGGGGATTTGAAATGGATTGTGGAGAGGGGTATTTGTAGTAATTATGGAGTGGATGGTTTAGTTGGAGAAATTGAAAGCTTATTGTTGGAGGGTTTTCATTATAATGatcataataataacaatattaagAAGAAGATTAAGATTTGGGTTATGGGTGTAGCTAGTTATCAGATTTATATGAGATGTCAAATGAGATTACCTTCTCTTGAAACTCAATGGGATCTTCATGCTCTTCCTCTTCCCTCTTCAGGCCTTGCCTTAAATCTCCAGTCTTCAAGGTATCAaattttctccctttttttaACACCTTCGAGACGATGATATCATCTTAAATAGGTCTTCACTCCTTAAATAATTGGCAAAGTATTTtcttccaactatatttaggcCAACTTTGTTTTACAATCTTATTTAATGAGGTTGTTTCGATATAGTTTTGAATGTGAAATTTGAAAACTTGTCTGTTCAAACTAAACTTCACATTCAAATACCATATATTtagcgtttttttttttccaaaatttattCGAAAAGTACTACATGGTTTGGAATTTTGCATGGAGAACCTCCATCAtcatcatttttaaaaaaaattataatgcagagagagagagagagagagagagagagaagggttTAGGGGTGGTTTGTACTTGTGTTGTGGTGTAAGGCCAAAGACATAATCTGAGAATAAGGACAGAAACATAAAAGaaagtaaagaagaaaaaaaagggattGTTGGGAAAGTCAGATGGGGTATTGTCCTTTGTGTTTCCTCCTTTTTTTGGTCATCATTCAACCACGCATGGTTTTGTTTTACTGAGTTTTACTCAGAGAAATTAAACACTAAAAAAATTCatctatttctctttctctttcctttGCTTAATTAATTTGCTTTTCTTACTTTCATGGTTGTTGGTGGCAGTGTTTATGATTCAAGGCTAAGCTTCTTCTCTCAATCTATGGAAACAAAGCCATTCATTATTGGCAAAGAAGAACATCAAAACCTCACTTGTTGTGAAGAATGCAATTCTAATTTCCAAAATGAACTCCTTCACTTGAAATCTTTCCATTCCAAACAACTTCCCTCTTGGCTTCAATCACCTCCAAAGGTATTCTATTTTTGTTTAGctcttttataaataattaaaagtttgtTTAGAACAGCTTTTCAAACTATTAGATAAGATGTTTTTTTCTAAGGCATTGTAATACAACTACGAGTGAAGATATGAACCTAAGATCTCTTGTGCACGAGTATATACAACTATCAGTTTAGTTAAGCTCATATTGGCTAAATAATAGGTGTTTTCactaaaaaaaaactaattatttataattaagaAAGTAACTCATGTGTAGAGTCTTTGTTGGGtcctaatttctttttattggaTTGATTTTTTTGGAATTTATGGATTCTCATCTTTtaacttttcttaaaaaaaaacttttttttttctcccattAATCTAAACAAACCCTAAATTGGATTTTTACAGGAGGAGTTGGTGGAATTGAAGAGAAAATGGAACAAATTATGCAATACTCTACACAGAGATAACTCAGTGCAAAGCTTAATGGGGAAAAGCTTCTCATATTCTTCATCATATCCATGGTGGCCTAAGTCAAATATTTCTTTCAcagatcatcatcatcatcaaacaTCAAAGCCATTACAGACTTCAAATTTTGTTCCTAGATTCAGAAGGCAACAATCTTGCACAacaattgaatttgattttgggAATGCAAAAACGAAACAAGAACAGAGTGGAGAATTGAGTTTGAATTCTCTCAAAAACATGGAGGGGAAAGAAGTGAAAATCACTCTAGCTTTGGGCAATTCTCTGTTTAGTGATTCATCAGCAGAATCCATGGAAATGGAGAGTGAAAGAAAGATTGAAAGAGGAGAGATTTTGAAGGTTTTGGAAGAGAATGTGCCATGGCGATCAGAATTGATTCCTTGTATAGCAGAGGCAGTGATTTCAatgaagaaagatgaaaaattgATTCAATGGGTTTTGATGGAAGGGAATGATTtcattggaaaaagaaaaatgggaaTTGTAATTGCAGAAGTATTATTTGGATCTGTGGATTTTTTGTTGGATTTGAATGCTAAAAGTGAAGAAATGGGGATTTCTAAATGTGAAATGCTGGAAAAGGCATTGAAATTGAATAAAGAGCTTGTTGTTCTTGTTGAAGACGTGGAAATGGCAGATTCTCAGTTGATGAAATGTCTTGAAAATGGATTTCACAACGGGAAGTTTGAAGACATGAAAGGAGAAACCATTCAAAAAGTTGTATTCATTTTAACAAAAGATAATTCTTCTGATAAAACGAAGAACAGAGATTTGATGCCACCGCGGTCGTCATCGTCGGTGATCAACATGATACTAAAAATTGAAGAGCCTAATTCAGATCACAAGCGAAAAGCCGAAAGGGAATTCGAAAACAAAACGAAGAACCAAAGAATCAACAAACAATCAAGCATGAACAACACATTGGATCTAAACATCAAAGCagaggatgaagaagaagaagaagaagaagaagatgatggggAAATAAGTACTCCAATAACAAGTGATCTAACAGGGGAAACAACAATTCCAAATGGGTTCACGGAATCGATTCGGAATCGATTCGTTATGAATAAAAAAGCAAAGCAAGAATGGGGAATAAGAGAGGAATTGGTGGGGAAAATGAGAGAGGCATATAAGGAGAAATGTAAATGGGATAGTAGATTTAGAGTGGAAGAGGGGGTTATAGAGAGGATTTTAGAAGGATTTGGTTCATTTTCCAAGAGAATGTTTGAAAAATGGGTGAAAGAAATTTTTCAAACAAGCTTAGAAAATGGTAGATATGGTGGGAAAGGGGAAGGGGGTATAGATATTATAAACTTGTGTTTGGATCATAAACACATTTTGGAAGAAGATGGGTATATGGGTTCTTGTCTCCCTaaaaaaattcaactttcttcTATGGATTGAAAGTGGTCTTTTTGTAAAATCCTTTATgttaaaacaaaaagaaaaatatgtcCTAAGCTAAGCTCTTGTATTTCTTCA
It includes:
- the LOC103492430 gene encoding protein SMAX1-LIKE 4-like, which translates into the protein MRSVTTCVSSQQTLTPEAASVLKHSLSLAARRGHSHVTPLHVASTLLSSKPSTLSLFRRACLKSHPPHPLQSRALELCFNVALNRLPTSSPPLLHSPSLSNALIAALKRAQAHQRRGSSLDHQHQQQQHPLLTIKVELQHLVISILDDPSVSRVMREAGFSSTAVKNNIEEYSNNIITTTTATTQTTTTPLFFFPGSGSSSGSENASKFVFEIFLGMRKRKNVVLVGDSSERVVLEVMRKFKMGEVPEEMKGVKFVEFVPYNNNSSSNVSEFLRRKLGENYDHSENNGGGVVVYVGDLKWIVERGICSNYGVDGLVGEIESLLLEGFHYNDHNNNNIKKKIKIWVMGVASYQIYMRCQMRLPSLETQWDLHALPLPSSGLALNLQSSSVYDSRLSFFSQSMETKPFIIGKEEHQNLTCCEECNSNFQNELLHLKSFHSKQLPSWLQSPPKEELVELKRKWNKLCNTLHRDNSVQSLMGKSFSYSSSYPWWPKSNISFTDHHHHQTSKPLQTSNFVPRFRRQQSCTTIEFDFGNAKTKQEQSGELSLNSLKNMEGKEVKITLALGNSLFSDSSAESMEMESERKIERGEILKVLEENVPWRSELIPCIAEAVISMKKDEKLIQWVLMEGNDFIGKRKMGIVIAEVLFGSVDFLLDLNAKSEEMGISKCEMLEKALKLNKELVVLVEDVEMADSQLMKCLENGFHNGKFEDMKGETIQKVVFILTKDNSSDKTKNRDLMPPRSSSSVINMILKIEEPNSDHKRKAEREFENKTKNQRINKQSSMNNTLDLNIKAEDEEEEEEEEDDGEISTPITSDLTGETTIPNGFTESIRNRFVMNKKAKQEWGIREELVGKMREAYKEKCKWDSRFRVEEGVIERILEGFGSFSKRMFEKWVKEIFQTSLENGRYGGKGEGGIDIINLCLDHKHILEEDGYMGSCLPKKIQLSSMD